tagagatcaAAAGTGTAGATgtctttgggtagtatggatgtTTAGCAATATTAGTtttttctaatccatgaacatgggatgtctGATCATTTATTTGCATCTTCCTCAAATTCTTTCATGAGTACCtttagttacacacacacacaatattccaGTTTAAGTGGAAtctatttatcttatttatctatttatatatacatagacaCTTAGCTTGCttacatatcttggctattataaatagtgctgcaatgaacatagggtgcatatatctttttgaattggtgtttttgatttcttcagaaaaatacccagaagtggaattgctgaattatatggcattcttatttttaactttggAGGAAtctttatactgttttccacagtggctgtaccaatttatattcccactaacagtgcatgAGAGTTCCCTTTATCTCCATGTTATTTCTAGTACTTAGTATTTGttgctttttgataatagctgttttgacaggtgtgaagtgatatctcattgtggtttcagtttgcatttccctggtgattagtgatgttgaacatcttctcatTTATCTGTTGGCCCCCTGTATATGTTCTTTGGTAAAATTTCCATTCAGGTCCTTAGCCCATTTTATAATaagagtgttttattttttgaagttgaCTTGTATGAGTCCTTTGTGTATTTTAGATATCAGCTCCTTATCAGAGccatcatttgtaaatatcttctctcactcagggcttcccttgtgactcagctggtaaagaatctgcccgcagtgtgggagacctgggttcaatccctgggttgggaagatcctctggagaagggaaaggctacccactccagtattctggcctggagaattccatggactatacagtccgtggggtcgcagaatcacacacgactgaatgactaactttcacttttctctcacTCAGTAGGctgatttttttcaatttgttgatgatATCATTTGctgtttaaaagctttttttagtttgatatagtctcatttgtttatttttgcttttaaacctTGTCTGAAGACATGGATCAAGAAAAAGTATTGCTCAGACTGATATCAAAGTATCTACTGCCTAACTGCCTATatttttttctaggagttttatggttttgggTCTTACATGTTAGTTTTTaactcattttgagtttattttgtgtattataTGAAGAAGTATTCAAGTTTGACTCTTTTGCATacaactgtccagttttctcaacactatttattgaagagatttccTTCCCCCATGTATGTTTTTGCCTCCTTTTGGTAGCTTTGCTtagttggtttagttgctaaatcatgtgcaactgttgtgaccccatgaactgtagcctgtcaggcttctttgtccatggaatttcccaggcaagaatactggagtgggtttccatttatCTGACCATGAAAGCACCATTTCTCGGTTATCTATCCTGTTCAGGGAAGCATGATGCAGTGATGCTTGATGCAGTGCATGGgttcacagaaagtcagacaagacttagtgactgaacaatggcaattctgttctattgatacatgtatctatttttatgccaatactGTTCTGTTTTAATTAATGTAGCTTTATAGTACAGGCTGAAATCAGGGAGTGTAATACATCCAgcattgttttcctttctcaatATTTTGCTTTGATTTGGGGGTATTTtgtatctccatacaaattttagaattatttgttctagttgcaGAAAAGTGCCATTggtatttgatagggattgtgctGAATCTGTATATTGCTTGATTGTTAtactcattttaacaatattaattctttacaGTACATGAACACATCTTTTcatctttaatttatttcatcaatatcttatagTTTTGAGAGTATAAATTTTTTACCTCTCAGTGAGATTTACTCTAAGTATTGTAATCTTTTGATGGAATTGTTTTTTAATATCTCTTTGTGATAGTTCATTTTTAGTGTGGGAAAGGCActagattttctttaaattttttttctaaattttatacagtgttaaagtttattttctgtttatagtTATCACAAAATATAAGCTATATTCCTTGTGTTGTGCAGtacatccttgagcctatcttacacTTAGTGGTTTGTGTCTCCCGCCCCAATTCCTcgctgcctctcccctcccctgagtTGGTAACGGcaggtttgttctctatatctgtgagtctgcttcttttttgttgtattcactagtattttttagattccatatgtaaatgtctgtctgatttatttagcttagcataatgccctccaagttcatccacgttgctgcaaatggcaaaattccatTCTTTGTTATGgtagagtagtattccattgcatatgtatatatagactacatcttctttatccattcatctgttgttggatGTTTatattgctttcatatcttggcagtTATAAATAATTTTGGCGTCTGTGTCTCTCTTATGTAACTCCATCATTATGGGTTTTGAAAAAAGTACTTCCTGACTTTCTGTCACACAAGATGCTTCAGGTTCATATTGTATTTTCTCTGCCCCAGGCTTGGAATCAGTCAGTTCTCATGTAGCTCTGTTTCCTTTTATTGTAGGGTGCTGAGTGCTTAGTCACACAGCCCTGTcccactcttgcgaccccatagactgtagcctgccaggctcctctgtccattaattctccaggcaagaatactggagtgggttgccagtgtaGAAAGGTATTAGAAACAAGCATCAGGCACTGAGTTATGCTCCTTGCTAATGTGTTGTTACTTTCAGGCCCTTTAAGTtgacagaacaacaaaaaaacccatttGTGTATTAAGTGGTGTTTGCATacatatctgtaaatatttctgtaTGTATCCAAGgaggagaatatttttattttgtgcctTCTTGGATACCAAATAAAGAGCCACAGACAACACTTTAGAATTATGGGTAACTTTgattttttatccttttaaaatgtttttatatttttcaaaataaaagtgcATTGTTTTATAATCAGAGAAACAATAATGTTAAATACTTTTATAAAACTGATAAGttgcaagaaaatgaaattatcaaAATTGTAGAGGAGTGATTATCATGTAGGTATGATGTATATAAAATTTCATGTATCATACCTGACTCTCAGTAacagctcagtaaatattaatttgcttatttcttttgCTAAGGACAAGACAATAATAATGTATGAATGAGAAAAGTTGTGGATTTAAAAACCTGTCATCTGTTTCCCCGATTGATGCCCAAGCAGAAAAAGCAACTACCTGTTTCTAGTGACTTTACCTTTCTTTACATTCTCATCTTCTTTCTTACCCTTCACTTATCTGGGAGGTAGACGTATGTGGGGGAGATTCCCCCACATTTCGGTTATCTCTAATTTATCAAGATGAATCATCCAACAACAGGAAAGAATGGTGGCTACTTATTGAGTTGGGGAGGTGAATGGGTATTGAAACATGGGGTTGGCTTTTAGATTTCTTGAGGTAAGAATATGAACATAGCTTTAGAAAACACCACGGGAAGTGGAGGTCTGACCCTTGTGTGCACCCTATACTTTTGAAGAAAGTTTCCTTGTGACTCCAATAGATTGTATGTAATGTACTGAGACTGGAGGGGAATATGAAGAATCTCTGTGAAGAAGTCTATTGTCAGTCTCACATATTTTGAGATGAGTGTCTGCTTTTTGAGTGAGTGTCTGGTGTtcgctttttgttttgttttcttgttatagcatatatattttttatttatttattttaaattgaaggataattgctttactggTATCTGCTTAATGTAGAGTGTACTTGAGGGAGAAGGCAAACAATCCCCCAAAGACATTTGAGTTTCAAGAAAAAATGGTTAATACATAAatagttaaaaatagaaaagccaaAATTACACTAATATAATAAAACTGGTCTTTATTTTGTGATGTTAAAATAAGACATGTGAAATATTTGGCAATGAGATGGGGGAGAAGTCATTGATAAATGCATgttatttacaatattttagttatTTGTGTAAATTGTGGGATCATGGAGGGTTTATAATACcattttaataaaaagagaactaatggtcaaataaacaaaataaagtaaaagatgtACATGTATCAACTAATCATTACATACCATCTAAAAAGgattattatttcttaaattctGTGAGGTGAGGTcgtctttgctcttctttctttctccttttttgttttgtctcttctttctttctccttccttcatttcttttttaaaattacagttttattgagatataattgacctgCAGCATTATATAAGTTTGAGTATAGCattatgatttgacttacatacatcatgaaatgattaccacaataagttttctgagcatccatcatctcatatagatacaacaataaaaatggaaaaaaaattttccttgtgatgagaactcttaagatttactctaacaactttcatatataatgtgctacagtgttaattatattaacCATGGTGTACATTACATCTCTAATACTCACATATCtgttaactggaagtttgtacttttgacTAGCTTCGTCCAGTTCCCCTTTTCCTTACCCCCAcatctggtaaccacaaatctgatttctttttctatgagttcatttgtttgtatgtttgtttttgaagtataattgacctacaacactgtaTTCTTCCCTGGTACACAACATAGTGAGTtgatatttctgtacatttcaaaatgatcaccatgataaatctAGTTACCATTCACCACAATATGTCTAGATATCATCTGAGGTcttaaaggaagggaaaaaaagaaaaacaggaaataaggaagaaaggaaggatagatggatagaaggaaggaaagaaaaaattctggCTTCAGatatttttggaaatatttaatGATGAGTAAAATAGAAACTATTTCATAGCATCTATTTCATAATTTCATTCTTGTGATGAGAAATGGGAACAAAAACTAAGCAGGTGCTAACTTGTTTCATAAATtcttattatataaaaatgtatgaaaagaagaaatagtaAAAGTAAGAATCTCTAAAACATATAACTTTGATGAATCACGTATAACTATGTAGCATTTGATAAATCTTTCCTAAAATAATTCCTTTAAAAGGTAAAGGAAAATTGAGAAGGAAAACTTAAAATCCCTTAAATCATCACGAAAGGTAAAATAGGAAAACTATGCATGCAATATGGTGTAATTGTAGGAAAAGTCTGAAACATATGTGAAACTTTGAAATTTTATaaatgcagggtttttttttcatcCCCAATGACTATCTCTCTAGATTAGAAACGAAAATTTTCATCTTTAGAAAAAATGATTTATGTGAATTTGGGTCATTTCCCAAATCTTGGTGAGGTCTTTTGAGAGGCTAGGTGGGAACAGAGATACCATGGGATGGTAGGgctacaaaaaagaaaggaggagaccACCAAAACCAGCCAGTTCTTCAAGGTTCCTTGAAAGTTTCTTAGGATTCCAGGGTTTGAAGAAAGAACCACTGACCCCTTCAGACCATATTTTGCTTGAGCATAGAGGAGGAAGAATTCCTTCCTCCCTACATGTCCTCTTTGTTTATTGGTGCAGTAAATCTCTCAGGCCACATAAGGGTACCAGTGCATGTGTGGACCTCGGTTTCCAATTCCTGTCTCTCAAGAGTGTCCCTCTTCCTCATTCTTCTGACCCTCACTGAAGACTTCTCTTTCTTCAAGTTCCCCCTTATTATTGCCATTCTCCCTTCTGGCTCATGTTCTCTCATCTGGTCAACCTGTCTTCCCTCTCATTCTCTCTTGCACATGTTCTCTCTCCCTTGCCTGAAGGGGatcatatttacatattatttgGTACACTAGGTAGCTTTCTATTGGCTCTCAATCTCACGCTTGTCCTGTATACTTGGCTTTATATTACCAGGACTAGACCCCTACAGAGGACATTTCCCAAGGACTTTTCTATTACTGCTGGCTTCTCATTAGCCTCAGCCAGTGAGAAGTATGGGCAGAAACTAAAAGAGACAGCTAATGTGGTTCTGACGGAGGAAAGGTAGTGTCCCTTCAGTACTCCCAGCATCAGTGGCACTTTTCCAAGCTCATGGCCCGCCGCCTGGCCTCAGTACTTCTCAGCACGCAACGGTGGTGCCCCCAGTGAGACAGCGGGGCTGAGCCACCCTCGGAGTGGATTCCCTCCCTTTTGCCACCAGTCAAAGGTGCCAGGAAAGGCACCGAGAATGGGTAACGTCTGCTTGCCTTAATAGCATACTCTCTCTCTCAGTAATTCCTGGCTTCTTCTATATTTTCTCCAAATCCCTCTCTAATTTAAGCTCAATCCCAACCCTCTCCCAACCCTGAGTCTAAAGTTTATAACTCTTTATTATCAGTGACCTTGCCTCTTTTATTGCTAGCAAAACTCCCCCTACAAACCTCAGATCAAATAAGAATTCAGGTTCTAGACAATTTTCTCAGTGCTAATCTCAATGGGaatgtttcataaataaaaaatagaattaatcTGTACCTAATTATTTCAATCCAGGAGATTGAAATAATTAGGTACAGATTAATTCTCTTTTTTATCAATCTCCTGGATTGAAATAATTAACTGATGCATTGCTTTGTCCCTGAGCAAACTGACTGAGCAAAAACAGCAAGTAGCTCTTGGATTTTCTCAATAATTTCAGTAAAACAGGTCCTTGTAAGATATTTTGTCACATCTGTTATGAACTAAGAAAAGTTTTCCTCAACTTGTTATTCAAACATCTGATGAGATGCTTTTGCATTTCCGTCATCCCCTACCTGTTCTCCTGTCTGAAATGCTGTAAGCCTTTTTGCCACATTCTTTTCAGAGCTTCTTTTACTTCCTTGTTCTTCAGGCTGTAGACAAGGGGATTCACTAGGGGAGTGACCACACTATACTGCAGGGAAAAAATCAACTCCAGTGGGGAACTTAAGGTTGGCATGAGATAGCGAAGAAAAGCAGATCGATAGAAGAAGCTCACTGTGGTGAGGTGGGAGGAACAGGTAGAGAAGGCCTTACTTCTGCCTGCAGTGGAGCTGGTGTTCAGGATGGTGGAGACAATGCGGGCATATGAGAAGACGACCAGGAGTAAAGTTCCAGAAGCATGCACAATGGTGGAGAACCCCAGGACTGAAAAGTTGATGGAGATatcagagcaagagagagagaacagagatgGCAGCTCACAGCTGAAGTGAGGCATGACATGTGCCCCACACAAGTCCAAGTTCAAAGTCATAAGGGTGTTAATGAGAGCATCCAGAAAGCCCAGTCCCCAGGAGAGCCATACTAGACCCCCACATAGCTGTTTATTCATCAGCTGGCCATAGAGCAAAGGCTGACAGATGGCAGTGTAGCGGTCATAAGCCATGGCAGAGAGCATGAAGGCTTCAGTCCCTGCAATGGAAAACACCAAAAAAGCCTGGGCAAGGCAACCTTCTACTGATATTGATTTCTTCTCAGACAGGAGATTCTCTAGCATCTTGGGCACAATGACTGAAGTTAAACAAAGATCTAGGAAAGAGAGGTggctgaggaagaagtacatgggtaAGTGGAGGTGAGATTCCATCCTGATGACAGTCATCATCATCAGATTCCCTATCAGGGTTAGGAGGTAAATCCACAGGAAAAGTACAAAGAACATAACCTGGATGTGGGGGTCAGCAGATAGTCCAAGGAGGATGAATTCTGTAATGGTGCTATGGTTTCCTAAAACCATGAGAGAAGGTATTCCACTGgaatgaaagcagaaaaaaatgtataagtaTTCACCTCCTTTTCATGTCATCTCAGAGTTCTTATTTCATTCCATGTACACATATGTCTCTCTTTAGCCTGCTCATCTTTTACAAGGAGTTAAAAAAAagtctccctccttcccccaaatTCTTCTTTAACTCAATTGCCAGATGTTTAACTCCTGGAACCATGAGCCAGTCCATCTGTCTATGCTCTTTCCCTTTGTGGCTCCTCTGCCAAAATAGCTCTGGagaactttatttaatttttcagtcTAGTCTATGACTAACTGGTTTCATCTTGAACTATCccttgtggtttttttctttttttagctgtACTgaatggcttgcaggatcttagttccctgaccagggattgaacccacaccctctgcagtgaaaacacaaagtcctaaccactggaccactaggaaattcCCTACCATCCCTTGCTtttattctgtaacactactGGTCAAAACCAGTAAACCCAGGTGGTTTTGGTGTGCCTCCAGTTGCAGAATCAGGGCACCAATTAGTCAGATTGTATTTGTTCTGGTGACCTCATTACTATTCTATTCTCTGCCTTCAGCTGATAATCTATTGAAATTTTTCCTATTCAAATTTTGACCCAAATCCCATTGCTCTTGAATCTTCACTATAATTTCTATCTCCTCCGTTATATatgtcttccttctcttcctgcacaGATTATAGAAAAGAATGATACctgtcattcatttttttcttttttttttttggtgtcagttatgtctgctgctgctgctgctgctaagtcactctgtacgaccccatagatggcagcccaccaggctcccctgtccctgggattctccaggcaagaacactggagtggtttgccattttcttctccaatgcatgaaagtgaaaagtgaaagtgaagtcactcagtcgtgtccaactcttagcgaccccatggactgcagcctgccaggctcctccgtccatgggattctccgggcaagagtactggagtggggtgctatcgCCTTCTCCGGCAGTTAAGTCTAGGTATTATCAAACATTTAGCTTTCCCTCTACTTGAAGATCACAACAAAACTATAGGTGCTGCATTATCTCAAATTTTAGAAGGAGGAAATTCAATCTGAAACTGTTGCAGTAACTTGCTGCTATTGACAGAGTAAGTGAGTGGGTAAGATTTACATTTATCCCAGGTCTATGAAGCTAtcatcatctttgatttttatgTTCTGACCAGCTGATATCCATTTTCTTTAACCTGTTTACTTATCTCCGCTCCGTGTTCTCTTTTACTCCTTATCCTGTAAACTCTTTCGACCTTCATTTGGATATCTATTGCTCTGGTTTTCAGCAGAGTGTGTGAGtactatttcctttttctccaagCATATTGCTTGCTTATGGAGAACAGATTTGGTATTCAGTCATCTTTATTATCTTAAATCCTGAACTACAGCAGAATGAGAGGCATATGATGGGTCCTCAATATTTGTTGGATATAGAAATAATGGAACTAGTATAGAACATATTGTGTGTGCTTTGTTTGAGGAATACCCACCTCCTCCTTGCCCTCCCCCATACCAGTTTGATTTCTCGTTTCATAAATAAACAACTTGAGAATGACTGGGAAGTTGTAAAGAAAAGGAAGGCTCTGTGGGATTGTGTGGTTGCAGAGGACTTACTTTCTATTGTACTAACTGGCACCTAAAGATTCATTCCCTCTAGGGAGTACCTACTAGCTCATTTTGGGCCACATTCAGAGGGTTGCTTAAAAACATGACAGTTATTCATCTATCCATCAGATAATTTATTGATCAGTTACTAATTTGTTTAGTCACTTAATATTTCATTTGTCCACTCCATTTTCCCTCCTGTCAATTCAGCAATGTATTCATCTGTTTCATTCAGTTATGCATTACTtcatcatttctgtcatttatctaATTATTCAAAGTATTATAGATTTATTTTGTGCAAGGCGTACTTACAATAGATTGGGCAAAAAGACCTTGCTTAACCTTTGCTGAACTGTTGTGTAAAT
The sequence above is drawn from the Dama dama isolate Ldn47 chromosome 3, ASM3311817v1, whole genome shotgun sequence genome and encodes:
- the LOC133043045 gene encoding olfactory receptor 8S1-like — translated: MVLGNHSTITEFILLGLSADPHIQVMFFVLFLWIYLLTLIGNLMMMTVIRMESHLHLPMYFFLSHLSFLDLCLTSVIVPKMLENLLSEKKSISVEGCLAQAFLVFSIAGTEAFMLSAMAYDRYTAICQPLLYGQLMNKQLCGGLVWLSWGLGFLDALINTLMTLNLDLCGAHVMPHFSCELPSLFSLSCSDISINFSVLGFSTIVHASGTLLLVVFSYARIVSTILNTSSTAGRSKAFSTCSSHLTTVSFFYRSAFLRYLMPTLSSPLELIFSLQYSVVTPLVNPLVYSLKNKEVKEALKRMWQKGLQHFRQENR